A window from Leifsonia shinshuensis encodes these proteins:
- a CDS encoding biotin-dependent carboxyltransferase family protein, with protein MSVRILDPGPLALVQDLGRPGLAVVGVGRSGALDRGALRLANRLLGNRESDAGVEALLGGLAVEFERDTWFAVTGATGPLLLDDRLVDAHQAVRARAGQTLRIGTAVAGARRYLAVLGGIDVPPVLGSRSRDTLAGLGPAPLAAGNVLPLGEHPGTDLPLLDFVPVAEPTTDGVEVRAYRGPRADWFTEAALDAFFTLDWRAADRSDRIGVRLDPPPTGRHTAPAVPEVPVLERAVVGELPSEPMVAGCVQVSPDGRPTVLLADHPVTGGYPAIAVVADSSLDAFGQLRPGQPVRFRHA; from the coding sequence GTGAGCGTCCGCATCCTGGACCCCGGTCCGCTGGCCCTGGTGCAGGATCTGGGGCGGCCGGGCCTCGCCGTCGTCGGGGTCGGCCGCTCCGGCGCGCTCGACCGCGGTGCCCTGCGCCTCGCCAACCGGCTTCTCGGCAACCGCGAGAGCGACGCCGGGGTGGAGGCGCTGCTCGGCGGCCTCGCGGTGGAGTTCGAGCGCGACACGTGGTTCGCGGTGACCGGCGCGACCGGCCCGCTGCTGCTCGACGACCGCCTGGTGGATGCGCACCAGGCGGTCCGCGCCCGCGCCGGCCAGACGCTTCGCATCGGCACGGCCGTCGCAGGAGCCCGCCGCTACCTCGCCGTCCTCGGCGGCATCGACGTGCCTCCCGTCCTCGGCTCCCGGTCGCGCGACACCCTGGCGGGTCTCGGGCCGGCGCCGCTCGCAGCGGGCAACGTGCTGCCGCTCGGCGAGCATCCCGGTACCGACCTCCCGCTGCTCGACTTCGTCCCGGTCGCCGAGCCGACGACCGACGGGGTCGAGGTGCGCGCCTACCGGGGCCCGCGCGCGGACTGGTTCACGGAGGCGGCTCTCGACGCCTTCTTCACGCTCGACTGGCGCGCCGCCGACCGCAGCGATCGCATCGGCGTGCGGCTCGACCCACCGCCCACCGGCCGCCACACCGCACCCGCCGTGCCGGAGGTCCCGGTACTCGAACGTGCGGTCGTGGGCGAGCTGCCGAGCGAGCCCATGGTCGCAGGCTGTGTGCAGGTGTCGCCGGACGGCCGTCCCACCGTGCTGCTCGCCGACCACCCGGTGACCGGCGGCTACCCGGCGATCGCGGTCGTCGCCGACTCGTCGCTTGATGCGTTCGGGCAGCTGCGCCCGGGCCAGCCGGTGCGGTTCCGGCACGCCTGA
- a CDS encoding allophanate hydrolase subunit 1 gives MTRRILPYGDRALLIELDGLDAVLALFRGLESTRPYGVVDLVPAARTIAVEVEPRILPLSAAAAWVERTPPREPEAGEERIVDVAVRYDGEDLSEVARITGLTERDVVAAHTGTPWRVAFGGFAPGFAYLVADAHAAPLEVPRRSTPRTSVPAGSVGLAGAFSGVYPRSSPGGWQLIGRTDAVLWDEAADPPALLRPGTVVRFREAS, from the coding sequence GTGACCCGCCGCATCCTCCCGTACGGGGATCGTGCGCTCCTGATCGAGCTGGACGGGCTGGACGCGGTGCTCGCGCTGTTCCGCGGCCTCGAGTCCACGCGCCCCTACGGGGTCGTGGACCTCGTCCCCGCCGCCCGCACCATCGCGGTGGAGGTCGAGCCGCGCATCCTGCCGCTCAGCGCCGCAGCCGCGTGGGTGGAGCGCACCCCTCCCCGGGAGCCGGAGGCGGGCGAGGAGCGGATCGTCGACGTGGCCGTGAGGTACGACGGCGAGGACCTCTCGGAAGTCGCGCGGATCACCGGGCTGACCGAGCGCGACGTGGTCGCGGCGCACACCGGCACGCCGTGGCGGGTGGCGTTCGGCGGCTTCGCCCCGGGGTTCGCGTACCTCGTCGCCGATGCCCACGCGGCGCCGCTCGAGGTGCCGCGGCGCAGCACGCCCCGCACCTCCGTCCCCGCCGGATCCGTCGGGCTGGCCGGAGCCTTCAGCGGCGTCTACCCCCGCTCCAGCCCGGGCGGCTGGCAGCTGATCGGCCGCACGGATGCGGTGCTCTGGGACGAGGCCGCCGACCCTCCCGCACTGCTCCGGCCGGGCACCGTCGTGCGCTTCCGGGAGGCGTCGTGA
- a CDS encoding 5-oxoprolinase subunit PxpA, translated as MTRPIDLNSDLGESFGAWSMGDDAALLRLVSSANVACGFHAGDASTMLATCREAAANGVTVGAHVSYRDLAGFGRRSMDVPPGELRDEVLYQLSALHGLARVAGTAVRYVKPHGALYNRIVRDDAQARAVVDAVLAFDPSLALLGLAGSAVEHAARDAGLRFVREAFVDRGYRADGTLVPRTEPGALLTDDAAIAARAVRMVEEGRVTAADGTDIPVEVDSLCVHGDTPGAVTMARAVRDALAGAGVAVEPFA; from the coding sequence ATGACGCGTCCCATCGACCTCAACAGCGACCTCGGCGAGTCCTTCGGCGCCTGGTCGATGGGCGACGACGCCGCCCTGCTGCGGCTCGTGTCGAGCGCCAACGTGGCCTGCGGCTTCCACGCGGGTGACGCCTCCACCATGCTCGCGACCTGCCGGGAGGCGGCGGCGAACGGCGTGACCGTGGGTGCGCACGTCTCGTACCGCGACCTGGCCGGTTTCGGCCGCCGGTCGATGGATGTCCCGCCGGGCGAGCTGCGCGATGAGGTGCTGTACCAGCTGTCGGCGCTGCACGGCCTGGCGCGGGTAGCCGGCACGGCCGTCCGCTACGTGAAGCCGCACGGCGCGCTGTACAACCGCATCGTCCGCGACGACGCCCAAGCGCGGGCGGTGGTGGATGCGGTGCTCGCCTTCGACCCGTCGCTCGCCCTGCTCGGCCTCGCCGGCTCGGCGGTCGAGCACGCGGCGCGGGACGCCGGCCTCCGGTTCGTGCGCGAGGCCTTCGTGGACCGCGGCTACCGCGCCGACGGCACCCTCGTGCCGCGCACCGAGCCGGGCGCCCTGCTGACGGACGACGCGGCCATCGCCGCCCGTGCCGTTCGCATGGTCGAGGAGGGCCGCGTCACAGCGGCCGACGGCACCGACATCCCGGTCGAGGTCGACTCGCTGTGCGTGCACGGCGACACCCCGGGCGCCGTGACGATGGCCCGCGCCGTGCGCGACGCGCTCGCCGGGGCGGGCGTCGCCGTGGAGCCGTTCGCGTGA
- a CDS encoding fused MFS/spermidine synthase, whose amino-acid sequence MPQNPASQHPSVTLSESGYLATVEPDRFVPGAYQLVVDGTPQSHVNLDDPTQLFFEYVQRMGNVIDLIGEPGEPITAVHLGAGALTLPRYIAYTRPGSRQQVVELESRLVDLVREHLPLPRYAQIRIRHGDAREVVGKLPAGLRGQVDLLVVDIFSGSRTPAHVTSVEFYRSAVSLLKPDGIVLVNVADGPPLTFARSQVSTLGAVVENVAALAETQVLKGRRFGNVVLVGSNSPLPLEWLPRLLASGPHPAKAVAGAELRTFAAGAPIVTDATSVPSPTPARSIFQTGTRRE is encoded by the coding sequence GTGCCTCAGAACCCGGCGTCGCAGCATCCCTCGGTCACGCTCTCGGAGAGCGGATACCTGGCGACGGTCGAGCCGGACCGGTTCGTCCCCGGCGCGTACCAGCTGGTGGTGGACGGCACACCGCAGTCGCACGTGAACCTCGACGACCCGACGCAGCTGTTCTTCGAGTACGTGCAGCGGATGGGTAACGTCATCGACCTCATCGGCGAGCCCGGCGAGCCGATCACCGCGGTGCACCTCGGCGCCGGGGCGCTCACCCTCCCGCGCTACATCGCGTACACCCGGCCGGGGTCGCGGCAGCAGGTGGTGGAGCTGGAGAGCCGCCTGGTGGACCTGGTGCGCGAGCACCTGCCGCTCCCCCGCTACGCGCAGATCCGCATCCGGCACGGGGATGCCCGCGAGGTCGTCGGCAAGCTGCCCGCCGGGCTGCGCGGCCAGGTCGACCTGCTCGTGGTGGACATCTTCAGCGGCTCCCGCACACCGGCGCACGTGACCAGCGTGGAGTTCTACCGCTCGGCGGTGTCACTGCTGAAGCCGGACGGCATCGTGCTCGTCAACGTCGCCGACGGACCGCCGCTCACCTTCGCGCGGAGCCAGGTGTCGACGCTGGGCGCGGTCGTCGAGAACGTCGCGGCGCTCGCCGAGACGCAGGTGCTGAAGGGCCGACGGTTCGGCAATGTGGTGCTGGTCGGCTCCAACTCGCCGCTACCGCTGGAGTGGCTGCCGCGGCTGCTGGCGAGCGGTCCGCATCCCGCCAAGGCCGTCGCGGGCGCGGAGCTGCGGACGTTCGCCGCGGGTGCTCCGATCGTGACGGATGCGACCAGCGTGCCGTCGCCGACGCCGGCGCGCAGCATCTTCCAGACCGGGACGCGGCGGGAGTGA